The proteins below are encoded in one region of Blochmannia endosymbiont of Camponotus (Colobopsis) obliquus:
- a CDS encoding Fe-Mn family superoxide dismutase, whose translation MHFILPLLPYSYDAMEPFIDRKTMELHHTKHHQTYINKTNETLVELPSFTNLTIEELIKKINSLPEDKKTLLRNNAGGHINHTLFWSFLKKQTILHGNLKKAIEKKFNNIEIFKMEFEKHAINRFGSGWIWLIKNSNNELLITSTGNQDNPLMEKEIIGFNNSGYPIIGLDVWEHAYYLKYQNRRLDYVKAFWNILNWDEAELRFNHSITI comes from the coding sequence CCTTACAGTTACGATGCTATGGAACCTTTTATTGATCGAAAGACCATGGAACTTCATCATACAAAACACCATCAAACATACATTAATAAAACTAACGAAACCCTTGTAGAATTACCCTCTTTTACGAATTTAACAATTGAAGAACTAATAAAAAAAATTAATTCACTACCTGAAGACAAAAAAACATTACTTAGAAATAATGCCGGGGGGCATATTAATCATACGTTGTTTTGGTCGTTTTTAAAAAAACAAACAATATTACATGGTAACTTAAAAAAAGCTATAGAAAAAAAATTTAATAATATAGAAATATTTAAAATGGAATTCGAAAAACACGCTATAAATAGATTCGGATCTGGTTGGATTTGGTTAATAAAAAATAGTAATAACGAATTACTGATAACTTCTACTGGAAATCAAGATAATCCTTTAATGGAAAAAGAGATTATTGGCTTTAACAATAGTGGTTATCCTATAATAGGATTAGATGTTTGGGAACACGCATATTATCTTAAATATCAAAATCGTCGTTTAGATTATGTTAAAGCTTTTTGGAATATTCTAAATTGGGATGAGGCCGAGCTACGTTTCAACCATAGTATTACGATTTAA